From one Gossypium hirsutum isolate 1008001.06 chromosome D08, Gossypium_hirsutum_v2.1, whole genome shotgun sequence genomic stretch:
- the LOC107932494 gene encoding 60S ribosomal protein L23A, producing MAPKVEKKGDPKAQALKAAKAVKSGVTFKKKAKKIRTKVTFHRPKTLKKDRNPKYPRISAPPRNKLDHYQILKFPLTTESAMKKIEDNNTLVFIVDIRADKKKIKDAVKKMYDIQAKKVNTLIRPDGTKKAYVRLTPDYDALDVANKIGII from the exons ATGGCCCCAAAAG TCGAGAAGAAAGGAGATCCGAAGGCACAAGCCTTGAAAGCTGCAAAAGCAGTGAAATCCGGTGTCACTTTTAAGAAGAAAGCAAAGAAGATCCGAACAAAGGTTACATTCCATAGGCCAAAGACCTTGAAGAAAGACAGGAACCCTAAATATCCTCGCATTAGTGCTCCACCGAGGAACAAGCTTGATCATTATCAGATCCTCAAATTTCCCCTCACAACTGAGTCAGCAATGAAGAAGATTGAAGACAATAACACTTTGGTTTTCATTGTTGACATTCGTGCTGACAAGAAGAAGATAAAGGATGCTGTAAAGAAGATGTACGATATTCAAGCCAAGAAAGTAAACACCTTGATCAG GCCTGATGGTACGAAGAAGGCATACGTTAGGTTGACACCTGATTACGATGCCTTGGACGTGGCAAACAAAATCGGAATTATCTAA